One genomic region from Coraliomargarita parva encodes:
- a CDS encoding glycosyltransferase → MKIAHFVSSLSVQTGGPARSVSALASELARRSDASVSLVRSSMLPPDELKIASGLELGILKGKYVRFDERKLYGSDFDVMHSHGLWLPFNHAVAKLAGQHHVLSPRGMLEPWALNNSRMKKKLAWLLYEKCDLRRVWAFHATAHSEAESIRRLGFVQPIAVIPNGVELPEARKLKPAKRSQKKTALFLSRIHPKKGILMLLDAWAKLAPEGWRLVIAGNDDCNHLRVVGARIRSLDLLETVELAGPLFGEDKEAAYRGADLFVLPSYSENFGIVVAEALGYGLPVLTTTGCPWQELSTEGCGWWVEPNPTGVFEGLSGALSTSSETLMAMGARGRRLVEEKYQWPGIAERMAQFYDWLLNGGKQPDFVV, encoded by the coding sequence ATGAAGATTGCACACTTTGTTTCTAGCTTATCTGTACAGACTGGTGGTCCGGCGCGTTCTGTATCGGCCTTGGCGAGTGAGTTGGCGCGGCGAAGCGACGCCTCGGTTTCACTTGTTCGCTCGTCGATGCTGCCTCCAGATGAGCTCAAGATCGCATCGGGCCTCGAACTCGGTATACTTAAGGGTAAATACGTAAGGTTTGACGAAAGGAAATTATACGGAAGTGATTTTGATGTTATGCACTCACATGGACTGTGGCTGCCTTTCAATCATGCTGTGGCAAAACTTGCGGGGCAACATCATGTGTTGTCTCCCCGCGGCATGTTGGAGCCTTGGGCATTGAATAATTCTAGAATGAAAAAAAAGCTAGCTTGGTTGCTTTACGAGAAATGTGATCTGAGGCGTGTGTGGGCCTTTCATGCGACTGCTCATTCCGAAGCGGAAAGTATTCGTCGATTGGGTTTTGTGCAGCCGATAGCCGTGATTCCAAATGGAGTCGAATTGCCCGAAGCTAGAAAACTAAAGCCGGCAAAAAGAAGTCAGAAAAAGACCGCGCTTTTTTTGTCACGGATTCACCCTAAGAAAGGAATTCTTATGTTATTAGACGCGTGGGCTAAATTGGCTCCAGAGGGCTGGCGTTTGGTAATTGCAGGTAATGACGATTGTAATCATTTGCGGGTAGTCGGGGCGAGGATTCGATCTCTTGACCTTCTGGAAACAGTAGAGCTTGCGGGCCCGTTGTTTGGGGAAGATAAGGAGGCGGCCTACAGGGGGGCTGATTTATTTGTCCTGCCATCATATTCTGAGAATTTCGGAATCGTAGTGGCTGAGGCCTTGGGGTATGGTCTACCTGTTCTGACGACCACAGGTTGCCCTTGGCAAGAGTTGTCGACTGAAGGCTGCGGTTGGTGGGTCGAACCGAATCCCACGGGGGTTTTTGAAGGGCTATCTGGGGCTTTGTCTACTTCGTCTGAGACGCTCATGGCCATGGGCGCGCGCGGTCGTCGTCTTGTCGAGGAGAAATATCAGTGGCCTGGTATCGCCGAACGGATGGCTCAGTTTTATGATTGGCTCTTGAATGGAGGGAAGCAGCCGGACTTTGTGGTATAA
- a CDS encoding sulfotransferase family protein has product MEQVKSLHNFICGMSRGGTTWLGYCLNEHPDIAVFGESLFWGRYYVNPSSGGRYSTDDIERIIKFQKSSSRAYFGNDIGCLKHIDRDRWAEIVLSLRGKKCTPGELYQILAERVSQLELKSVVVEKTPHHVNHVARISEFFPDSRFIVMVRNPYSFMLSYKNQGLQKSREQQLSLSKYFHPIGCALIWKAYARQALIVSGSLSNRVLLIRFEDMLVDPQDIWRRVLTFLGVTSCELPVIEDRNSSFTKHDRPTLSKSDVFWMNLISGQLIRELGYGREPAGYPLKSIIASLFQLLPWALYLCRDISGRTSSGIIRYAFHWFKKGLNRG; this is encoded by the coding sequence ATGGAGCAGGTTAAGAGTTTACATAATTTTATCTGTGGCATGTCTCGAGGGGGGACGACATGGTTAGGCTATTGTCTAAATGAGCATCCGGATATTGCGGTTTTTGGTGAGTCTCTTTTTTGGGGGAGGTATTATGTTAACCCTAGCTCTGGCGGGCGATACTCAACGGATGATATTGAGCGCATAATTAAATTTCAAAAGTCAAGCAGTCGCGCCTACTTTGGTAATGATATTGGATGTTTGAAGCATATCGATCGGGACCGTTGGGCTGAGATAGTTCTATCTTTGCGTGGTAAGAAATGTACACCAGGGGAGTTGTATCAGATTCTAGCGGAACGAGTTTCACAGTTAGAGTTGAAGTCTGTTGTCGTTGAGAAAACGCCACATCATGTGAATCACGTTGCGAGAATTTCTGAATTTTTTCCAGATAGTCGATTTATTGTGATGGTCCGCAATCCGTACTCATTTATGCTTTCCTATAAGAATCAGGGGTTACAGAAGAGCAGGGAGCAGCAGTTGAGCTTGTCTAAATATTTCCACCCAATTGGCTGTGCCTTGATTTGGAAAGCATACGCGCGTCAAGCACTCATAGTGAGTGGCAGTTTATCTAACCGTGTCCTCTTAATTCGATTTGAGGATATGCTAGTAGACCCGCAGGATATCTGGAGGCGTGTATTAACATTTCTTGGCGTTACAAGTTGCGAGCTGCCAGTTATAGAAGACCGTAATTCTAGTTTTACGAAACATGATCGACCAACCTTGAGTAAGTCAGACGTTTTTTGGATGAACTTAATATCGGGGCAACTTATCCGCGAACTGGGCTATGGCCGGGAGCCTGCTGGATATCCTTTGAAGTCGATTATTGCATCGCTATTCCAGCTGCTGCCGTGGGCATTGTACTTGTGTCGCGATATTTCAGGTAGAACGAGTAGTGGGATTATCAGATACGCCTTTCATTGGTTTAAAAAGGGATTGAATCGGGGATGA
- a CDS encoding putative colanic acid biosynthesis acetyltransferase, protein MLRIYGAKIGARTNIYPSACIYFPWNLEIGEDSSIGEWALIYNLGPIYIGDRSTVSQRVHLCAGTHDFRDPSLPLLKPPIQIGDEVWVCADVFVGPGVVVGNRAVLGARAVVVKDVTNGSIVAGNPAVSIGQREVFNGAG, encoded by the coding sequence ATGCTTCGTATCTATGGCGCTAAGATCGGGGCGCGGACAAATATTTATCCTTCTGCGTGTATCTACTTCCCTTGGAATCTTGAGATCGGAGAAGATTCATCCATTGGTGAGTGGGCGTTGATTTATAATCTCGGTCCTATTTATATAGGAGATCGTTCCACGGTGTCTCAGCGTGTTCACCTGTGTGCGGGAACGCACGACTTCCGAGATCCATCGTTGCCTTTGTTGAAGCCGCCAATCCAGATTGGTGACGAGGTGTGGGTCTGTGCGGATGTGTTTGTAGGCCCTGGTGTTGTAGTTGGCAATCGAGCGGTTTTGGGGGCTAGGGCAGTCGTAGTAAAAGATGTGACTAACGGTAGTATTGTTGCGGGAAATCCTGCTGTATCAATCGGTCAGAGGGAAGTGTTCAATGGAGCAGGTTAA
- a CDS encoding glycosyltransferase family 2 protein translates to MKVSILILTYNETVNIVDCLESVAFSDDVVVLDSESSDSTAEIARDFGATVLTRAFDNYAAQRNYGLAHNFKYEWVLMLDADERVPDDFFAELECVSELENNPVTLYRMRRKDMFMGRWLKRSSGYPTWFGRLFRKGKVRVEREINEEYYTDGEIGLLEGHLIHYPFNKGIAYWLERHNRYSSMEAVKLSDERKEPVVWTNFLSKDPMLRRKAFKAFAYRMPFRPFLTFCFLYFVKLGFLDGKAGFHFSLMRAFYEYMISLKIRELHRKHSELPV, encoded by the coding sequence ATGAAAGTTTCGATCCTAATCCTTACATACAACGAGACGGTGAACATCGTTGATTGCCTTGAATCGGTTGCTTTCTCAGATGATGTAGTGGTTTTGGATTCTGAAAGTTCGGATTCAACAGCCGAGATTGCTCGTGACTTTGGTGCGACGGTATTGACCCGTGCTTTCGACAATTATGCAGCGCAGAGGAATTATGGTTTAGCCCATAATTTCAAGTATGAGTGGGTTTTGATGTTGGATGCGGATGAGCGGGTTCCAGACGATTTTTTCGCAGAGCTGGAGTGTGTGTCAGAGCTAGAGAATAATCCGGTGACACTCTACCGCATGCGGCGGAAAGATATGTTCATGGGCCGATGGTTAAAACGGTCCAGTGGTTATCCCACTTGGTTCGGACGTCTCTTCCGCAAGGGGAAAGTCCGTGTCGAACGCGAGATCAATGAGGAGTATTATACTGATGGTGAGATCGGCCTGCTGGAGGGGCACTTGATCCATTATCCCTTTAACAAGGGAATCGCTTACTGGTTAGAGCGGCACAACCGATACTCCTCAATGGAGGCCGTCAAATTAAGTGACGAGCGGAAAGAGCCGGTAGTATGGACGAATTTCCTAAGCAAGGATCCGATGCTACGACGCAAGGCATTTAAAGCCTTTGCCTACCGGATGCCTTTCAGGCCGTTTCTGACTTTTTGTTTCTTGTATTTCGTAAAACTTGGATTCCTCGACGGCAAAGCCGGATTTCATTTCAGTCTTATGCGGGCCTTCTACGAATACATGATTTCACTGAAAATCCGTGAATTGCACAGAAAGCACTCAGAGCTTCCAGTGTAG
- a CDS encoding O-antigen ligase family protein codes for MAPFSHTQMRAGCGQLPSFVASNRDSKVFKRSAFTITNLCLNFIVIACLFLVNGLGEFGNTIFFICLAIMALRSVSGALKAVSILGISIMGNPYIVDQTIVVAYLRFPLIALAGMRILYEILLKRRDLLRLSHLNALILFGLVCVVLAPINGYFMQIAVLKAGLFTYGAYVILAGTELNRSRMSDLTVWFTALVAFVSIGTYITIPLGISHVFRGELLLLGGVGGLSGITIHQQTLGSFAAISAVFCFALGVFSKLPKRGLFILLFVSFLPILVMTKSRTAVGTLILSLAMIIVVAPFYLRGQKAHFNKFNFWRWFAGMCAVLVVGIFADFATGGRISTRVFEFALKGMAGRSYYDVQVTDVAISRMGLIEQSWQIFLDHPLSGINFGTSTSRYFIENASTFSAPTEKGFLPTALLEEVGLVGTSFFCIFVFMIFRKFYQDENIIGFAVFSGFLIQNLGEMMFFSFGGAGMYCWTVVGAGIAIGYRHQFVRKF; via the coding sequence ATGGCTCCATTTTCACATACTCAAATGCGCGCTGGTTGTGGCCAGCTTCCTTCTTTTGTCGCAAGCAATCGCGATTCAAAGGTGTTTAAGCGTAGTGCTTTTACTATAACGAATCTTTGTCTCAATTTTATTGTTATAGCTTGCTTGTTTTTGGTGAATGGACTTGGGGAGTTTGGCAATACGATCTTCTTCATTTGTTTGGCTATAATGGCACTCAGAAGTGTGTCTGGGGCGTTGAAAGCGGTTAGTATTTTAGGGATATCGATAATGGGGAATCCTTATATTGTGGACCAAACTATCGTTGTCGCATATCTTCGTTTTCCTCTCATTGCGCTGGCGGGGATGCGGATTCTGTATGAAATTTTACTTAAACGTCGAGATCTCCTGCGATTGTCTCATTTAAACGCTTTAATATTATTTGGTCTGGTTTGTGTTGTCTTGGCTCCAATAAATGGGTATTTCATGCAGATTGCGGTTTTGAAGGCGGGCTTGTTCACCTATGGAGCATATGTTATTTTGGCTGGTACTGAACTCAATCGGTCTCGTATGTCGGATTTGACAGTTTGGTTCACTGCTTTGGTTGCATTTGTTTCGATTGGTACCTATATTACAATTCCTTTGGGTATCTCCCATGTGTTTCGTGGAGAGCTGCTCTTGCTAGGTGGGGTTGGAGGGTTGAGTGGCATTACGATACACCAGCAGACTCTTGGTTCCTTTGCGGCGATCAGTGCTGTCTTTTGCTTTGCTTTAGGTGTGTTTTCTAAGTTACCTAAGCGAGGTCTCTTTATTCTTTTGTTTGTTTCTTTTTTGCCGATTTTGGTGATGACGAAGTCGCGAACTGCCGTTGGAACTCTTATTCTATCTCTTGCTATGATAATTGTGGTAGCTCCCTTTTATCTCAGAGGGCAAAAGGCACATTTTAATAAGTTTAATTTCTGGCGTTGGTTTGCCGGCATGTGCGCGGTTTTGGTTGTTGGCATTTTTGCTGATTTTGCCACTGGTGGACGCATCTCAACTCGTGTCTTTGAATTTGCACTGAAGGGAATGGCGGGGCGGAGCTATTACGATGTACAGGTAACCGATGTGGCGATCAGTCGCATGGGGCTTATTGAGCAGTCATGGCAGATATTTTTAGATCATCCGTTATCCGGGATTAATTTCGGGACTTCAACGTCACGTTATTTTATAGAAAATGCTAGTACGTTCAGCGCACCGACAGAAAAAGGCTTTCTTCCCACTGCACTTCTGGAAGAAGTTGGATTAGTAGGGACATCTTTTTTTTGTATTTTCGTGTTCATGATTTTTAGGAAATTTTACCAGGACGAGAATATTATAGGTTTTGCGGTGTTTTCAGGTTTTTTGATCCAGAACTTGGGCGAGATGATGTTTTTCTCATTTGGGGGAGCAGGCATGTATTGCTGGACAGTTGTTGGTGCTGGTATTGCTATCGGGTACCGGCATCAGTTTGTGCGTAAATTTTAA